Within the Dolichospermum compactum NIES-806 genome, the region TTTATCATCTACCTTATTCGTTGAACCACTGGGAGTCGGTAGAAAAGGTAAAGGAGAAAACTGGGCTGTGGCTTTGGTGACAGAACCGATGGTAATTACCATTGTCCCTGCTACCGCTAAAAATCGAAGTATCACTAAAATACCTCCTTGTGTGATTGAAGGCTTCCATACCCGTCCGGAACTTAAGTTCCGGGCTAATAGCTAAAGTAAACTAAAGTTTACTAAGTAATTTTTGGTTTCCTTACTTAGTCATCTTGAGATGACTTTTGCTATCAGACTGGGAATTAATTCCCAGTTGGGTTGTCGGTTTTACCTGAAGTTGATACCAATGGGAATAGGGGAAGAATTAATATCCTGTCGCCTATGTCCTAAAGTCGTTGCTATATTCTTACCAGAGAATGATGAAAAAAGAAAAAGCCCGATCTAGTGTTGACACCGCTCATATCAGAGGTGAAGCTAGTTCACAGGACTTAGGGACTAGCTGACTACTAATTCTCAGAAAATATGGCTAGTAATGAGAAAAGCTTGTTAAAGTACGTAAAGGTTTATAGACCTGTTTCATTTTTTAGAGGATAATTTTAATGACTGCAACCACTCCCAGATTAAAGCACGAGGTTAAAGACCTCGGACTCGCTCCCTTGGGAAGACAACGCATTGAATGGGCTGGAAGAGAAATGCCCGTATTGAAGCAAATCCGCGATCGCTTTGAGAAAGAAAAGCCCTTTGCTGGATTGCGTATTTCAGCTTGCGCCCACGTCACCACAGAAACTGCACATTTAGCGATCGCCCTCAAAGCCGGTGGTGCTGATGCAGTTTTAATTGCCAGTAACCCCTTATCAACTCAAGATGACGTAGCTGCGAGTCTTGTAGCTGATCATGAAATTTCCGTATTTGCTCAAAAAGGCGAAGATGCCGCTACATATAGCCGCCACGTGCAAATTGCCTTAGATCATCGCCCCAACATCATTGTTGATGACGGTAGCGACGTGGTAGCAGAATTAGTTCAACATCGTCAAAAACAAATAGCTGATTTGATTGGTAGCACCGAAGAAACCACAACTGGTATCGTGCGGTTACGCGCTATGTTTAACGAAGGCGTTCTTACCTTCCCCGCGATGAACGTCAACGACGCAGACACCAAGCACTTCTTTGATAATCGCTATGGTACAGGCCAATCTACCTTAGACGGGATTATCCGCGCTACAAATATTTTGTTAGCTGGTAAAACTGTTGTGGTTGTCGGTTATGGCTGGTGTGGTAAGGGAACAGCCCTCCGCGCCCGTGGCATGGGTGCAAACGTCATTGTTACCGAAATTGACCACATCAAGGCAATTGAAGCCGTTATGGATGGTTTCCGCGTCCTCCCAATGGCGGAAGCAGCGCCTCATGGTGATATCTTCATTACTGTGACAGGTAACAAGCACGTCGTTCGCGGTGAACACTTCGATGTCATGAAAGACGGTGCGATTGTTTGTAATTCTGGTCACTTTGATTTGGAACTTGATTTGAAATACTTGGCTGCTAATGCTAGGGAAATCAAGGATGTTCGTCCTTTCACTGAAGAGTATAAATTAACAAATGGTAAATCCGTAGTTGTACTCGGACAAGGACGTTTGATTAATTTGGCTGCTGCTGAAGGACACCCCAGCGCAGTTATGGATATGAGTTTTGCTAACCAAGCTTTGGCTGTTGAATACCTGGTGAAGAATAAGGGTAGTTTAGCTGCTGGTTTGCATTCTATTCCTAGAGAAGTGGATGAAGAAATTGCTCGTTTGAAGTTGCAAGCTATGGGCATTTTCATTGATAGTTTGACAGCAGATCAAATTGACTATACCAATTCTTGGCAGTCTGGAACGTAAGTCATTAATTAGTTGATTTTTTGGGGATAGGCGTTTTGCTTATCCCTTTTTTTTCGTTTTGTGTTATGGATTTACAGCAATTTCCAATCATATAAGGTACATCTTAGCCCCTTCCTCGCTTGCGGGGAGGGGGTTGGGGGTGGGGTTCTTGTTCCAGATTTGATGACAATTTGCTGTATTTAATGAACCACGAAGGCACGAAGAGCGCGAAGGAAGAAGGGAAGAAGAGAAGAAGAGAAGAGGTAATTTTGCACTGGGATTACTTTTTTTTGTTTCTCACGCAGAGGCGCAGGGGCACGGAGAGAGGATATAATAAGGGGAGGGTGTTATTGTAAGTTTGTATGTCAGCAAAAGATTTTTTTCACAATGCAGTTAGGTTAGCTTTAGAAAAGGAGAATTGGTTAATTACTCATGATCCTTTATCTTTTGAACTTACTGAAAAAGTTAAGGTGAGAATAGATTTAGGTGCAGAAAAGTTAATTACTGCCCAGAAGGGTAATCAAAAAATAGCTGTAGAGGTAAAAAGTTTTATAGGACTTTCAGCGATTTCTGAATTTCATACAGCTATTGGTCAGTTTTTAAATTATAAGGTAGTATTAACACAGAAAGATCCTCAAAGGATATTATATCTAGCCATATCTCAAGATATATATGAAGGATTTTTTCTAGATTCTTTTATTCAAACTGTTTTACAAACTTATGACATTAAGTTATTAGTGTTTGATGTTAAAAGGGAGGAAATCTTACTATGGAAACATTAAATTATCGAGAAATAGTTAAAAGTTTCATTCAAAAGTATGCACAAGAAGAATGTATAGAAGATTCAGAAAATATCGAACTTGTTTTTGATACTGAGAGGGATGTTTATTTATTATTGGTTACAGGATGGAAAGATGAAAAAAGAATTTATTGGTTTCCCATTCATATTAGTATTAAAGATGGAAAGATTTGGATTGAAAGGGATTTTACGGAAGAAGGAATTCCTCATCAATTAGTAGAGTTAGGTGTGCCGAAATCAGATATTGTTTTAGGTTTTAGATCACCTTATGTAAGACAGTTTACTGGGTTTGCATCAGTTTAGATTTTTAATTCATTGTTTCTATGTCCGCAAAAGATTTTTTTCACAATGCAGTTAGGTTAGGTTAGCGTTA harbors:
- the ahcY gene encoding adenosylhomocysteinase, with protein sequence MTATTPRLKHEVKDLGLAPLGRQRIEWAGREMPVLKQIRDRFEKEKPFAGLRISACAHVTTETAHLAIALKAGGADAVLIASNPLSTQDDVAASLVADHEISVFAQKGEDAATYSRHVQIALDHRPNIIVDDGSDVVAELVQHRQKQIADLIGSTEETTTGIVRLRAMFNEGVLTFPAMNVNDADTKHFFDNRYGTGQSTLDGIIRATNILLAGKTVVVVGYGWCGKGTALRARGMGANVIVTEIDHIKAIEAVMDGFRVLPMAEAAPHGDIFITVTGNKHVVRGEHFDVMKDGAIVCNSGHFDLELDLKYLAANAREIKDVRPFTEEYKLTNGKSVVVLGQGRLINLAAAEGHPSAVMDMSFANQALAVEYLVKNKGSLAAGLHSIPREVDEEIARLKLQAMGIFIDSLTADQIDYTNSWQSGT
- a CDS encoding XisH family protein, whose amino-acid sequence is MSAKDFFHNAVRLALEKENWLITHDPLSFELTEKVKVRIDLGAEKLITAQKGNQKIAVEVKSFIGLSAISEFHTAIGQFLNYKVVLTQKDPQRILYLAISQDIYEGFFLDSFIQTVLQTYDIKLLVFDVKREEILLWKH
- a CDS encoding XisI protein; its protein translation is METLNYREIVKSFIQKYAQEECIEDSENIELVFDTERDVYLLLVTGWKDEKRIYWFPIHISIKDGKIWIERDFTEEGIPHQLVELGVPKSDIVLGFRSPYVRQFTGFASV